From the Terriglobales bacterium genome, the window CAAAACGATTCCGATTTTCATTGATCCTCCTTATCGAACGGGCGAGGTCTTCATGTAGCAATCGTTCGCGGATCGACTGACTCGCCTGATTAGCCTCAGCGAGCTTGCAGTTGACTCATACAATTCAGCGGGTATCGCGGTGACGGAAGAGTTCCCAGGGCTTTCGATTCAATGCAGCTTCCGGATGACGCTCCCGCACATGCTGGGAAAAATCTTTCATACACTTGCGTGGTCCTACTGGAGAGGAGTGGAACTGCTCCTTGCAAATTGAGCAGCGCGCGATGCTGCTGTCGGCGTCGGGAACGGGTTCGAGAAATACTTCGGTCGTCACAAGGGCATTATGCACCGAAGCGCCCGGGCTGTCGTCGCGGAACGAAAGACAGGAGACATTGGCGCGACAGACTCACGTCAGGAACCTACTTGCGCCGGTACCGGGTTATGCCGCAGTGTGGCGAGGCATTCTACTTTCTTCGGCAGGAAGGAAGATGCTGAACACGGTTCCACGATGATGTGGGCCCGTGCTGCTTTTTAGTCGAATGAACCCACCGTGTTTTTCGACGATGCCTTGCGACACCCAGAGACCGAGTCCGGTTCCTTTTTCCGCTTTCGTAGTGAAGAACGGTTCGAAGAGATGTGCGCGATGATCCGGGAGTATCCCTTCTCCGGTATCGCCAATCACGATGCGGACACCAAGCGTGCGCGAGTTGCACCACTCTTGTGATCGATACACACGAATGCGCAGACATCCATCCTTGGGCATTGCTTCTACGGCATTGCCGACGAGGTTTGAAAAAACCTGACGCAATTCGCTGGCATATCCGTGAATACTGCCGCTGAAGCGAATCTCGCGCTTCACCGCGAGATTCTTGCTGCGGATCGCACCAGCGTAGAGGAACAGAGCTGAGTCGATCAACTCTGTGAGATTTACGTCGTTCGGCGTGCCGGAGTCACGGTAGAAGGCGAGCGTTTGCCTGGTGATGTGCGCGACGCGCGAAAGCTCCTCTTGCGCGGTGTGAGCGTAATTGCGAACGATGTCCGAGATTGCTTCGGTTTCGATCAGATAAATCAGGTTTGTAAGCGCAGCCAGTGGATTATTAATTTCGTGGGCAATCGAAGCAGCGAGCCGTCCGGTGGCGGCGAGTTTCTCTGACCTGCGCAGGGCTTGCTCGGTCCGGAGGCGCTCTTCGATATTGAAAAGCGTGATCAGCAGGCCTGCTCGTTCCATATTGGGAAGTATCAGCGGGCTCACGCTCAGGAGAAGATGGATCGCTTGATTATCCCGACGGAGGCAGACTTCGGTGCCCCGGAATTCGTTGCCGGCAAGAGCCTGCTCGATGTCGAACCATCGCTCGTCCTGCTCTTCCTCGCCGGGCCGATGATGATCGATGATCTCCAGGCGAACGACATCATCGAAACGACGCAACAGCGGATTACCGGCAGATAAGCCTTCGAACGCGCGATTGCAGTGCTGGATGACGCCATTGCCGTCACACACGGCCATAGGCTCGCTGGCATGGCTGAGGATAAGCCTGGCCAGCTTGCCGTCAGAGACAATTTGTTCGTTTCGCTTCTGCTCGGAGAGATCCGTCACCACCATGCAAATCGCTCGGGCGCCGAACTCGACGCAACTGCGCGCCGAAACAAACACAGGGACCTGTTCACCACTGCTGCGGGTGAGCGTGAGCTCGCAGCGTCCGCCGGAATCGTTGCTGGCCTCACGGAAGATGGCATCGAACTGGCTGCGTTCCGATTCGGGAACAAAGCCGAAGATCGAGGTTCCAATTACCATTCCCAGAGGACGCGCCAGCAGATTGGCAGCCGCTTTGTTAGCAAACAGAATGGTTCCCGCGGAATTTACGGTGATCGCTCCTTCGTCCATTGCTTCGACGAAGACCCGGTAAGCATTCTCGGTTCCCGCGAGAGTAAAAACTTGTTCATGTCCGGTGCCCGAGACAACGATGGCATCGACTCCGCCGCCACGGATGGCGGCAAGTGTGTCCTCGCATTCCTGCAGACGCACCCGCAGCTCTCTCAGTTCTTCGGAGAGACGGTTCACTTCGGCTGCGCCAGGGTCAGTTCTTTTTTGTTTTGCTACTGCCATACGGGGTAATCGGGATTCCGAGCTTGTGCAGGACGTGAGTCGCGTCCTCGCTGATGCCGATGAAAGCGCGACGAGGAGGTGGTTCGACCTTAATCAGGCTAGGAGCGGCGATGATATTGTCCTCACGCGCCATTCCCGGCTCCTGGTAGAGGTCGATTACCTCAAACTTGCATCGTCCTTCAGGGAACATGGAAGCGACCCTGCGAACCATCTGAATCGCTTGCGATGATTTCAGAGTTGATCCAGCCACGTAGAGCCGGAGCCAGTACGCCGTCATGCCAGGCGCAACGCCATTTCCCCCAGGCTCACGTTCTTTGGCGCGGACTGCCCGTGGCATCGCTCGATTGCTCCCTCGAAATCATCTGCTTGCAGCAAAGCTTCGCGCCGGTTTCAAATCCAGACCGACCAGCACTCGCTCCGTGTTCGACAAGTCTCCGATAATCTTCTTGATCGGAGTGGGCAGGCGGCGAACCAGAGTGGGAACAGCGACGATCTGATCGCCGCGCGCCAGTTGCGGATTTTCAAACAGGTCGATGATTTCGATTCGATAGCGCCCGCCCATGTGCTTCTCGCAGAGCTGCTGAAGATTGCTGAACGCTGCGATTGAATTGGGCGTGTTGCCGGCGACGTAGAGGCGCAGCTCCCATTCCATAACTTTTTCCTTGGTGCCTCGCTTTGATGTCTCGCTGCGCCGACCAGCGCTTCCATTTCTAGAGCTCTGGGTGCGCCTGGTTTTTGAACTCTTCTTGTTCTTACTCATCGCGCTTTCCTTCGAGTTCCGGCCGAGTGCGCTGCTGCCCGCGCATTTTCATCGAGCAATAACATGTGGATTCCATCATCGGTGATCTCAAATGGTTCCATCTTGCGCGAGTGCATCATGCCGCGTGATTTGAGCAGATGGATCGCGCGTTGCCGTTCGGGCGCCGCCGTGCTTACATCGCGAACCAGGATGTCCATTTCTCGCAGCAAAATCCACGTGTCCATCAGCGAGGAGATTCCGACCGCTGTCTCTTCCACCATTCCCTTGATGGTTAGATTTGTAAATAACGCCGTGATGTTGTTGATTTTGAGGAAATCGATGAGGCGCGTGAGCATCGACTTCACCGCCAATGCCTCTCCAACCGACACCAGGTTCGTGATTGGGTCCACGACAACGATGGCCGGCTTAAAGGCCACGACCTCGCGATGCATCCTCGCCAGGTGGCCTTCAAGGCCTGTGCTGGTTGGACGCGATGCGTCGATGCGTAGCAGGCCGCGATCCATCCATGGCTCCAGATCGAGGCCAACCGAGCGCATGTTGCGCAGAATCTGGCTCGGCGACTCCTCAAAAGCGAAGTAGAGGCAGCGTTCTCCGCGCTCCGAGGCAGCATTCGCAAAATGCGCGGCAAAGCTTGATTTGCCAGTGCCTGCGGTTCCCGAAATGAGAATGCTGCTGTTGCGGAAAAATCCTTTTCCTCCCAGCATGCGATCGAGTCCCCGCACGCCGCTGGAGACACGATCGGTGGATGCCAGATGCGTGAGTCCGACCGAAGTGATTGGCACTACCGAGAGCCCAGTTTCATCGAGCAGGAACGGGTACTCGTTGGTTCCGTGCGCCGAACCGCGATATTTCACCACGCGCAATCGCCGCGTCGAAACCTGTTCGGTTACCCGGTGATCGAGGCGAATCACGCAATCAGCCACGTACTCTTCCAGCCCATATCGTGTGAGAGTGCCGCCGCGTGCGCCAGTCTCGGCAGTGATGATCGTCGTGACGCCCTGTTCTTTCAGCCAGCGAAACAGCCGCCGCAGTTCGGAACGGACAATTGCTTCGTTGGGAAGTCCCGTAAACAAGACTTCAACAGTATCGAGTACCAATCGTCTCGCACCGATGCTTCGAATGCCGTGCTCAATACGCACAAAAAGCCCGGAGAGATCGTACTCGCCGGTTTCCTCGAACTCATGGCGCGCGATCTGCACGTGATCGATCACCAGCATCTTCTTCTTTTCCAGCCCAACCAAGTCATAGCCCAGTGACGCCATGTTTTGCGCAAGTTCTTCTGCGTTTTCCTCGAAGGAAATGCAGAGGCCTGGCTCGTTGAACTCCAGCGCGCCGCAAAGGAGATACTTCATGGCAAATAGGGTTTTTCCGGATCCGGGGCCGCCACACACCAGAGTGTTTCTGCCGGTGGGGATTCCGCCGTTAGTGATCTCGTCTAAGCCTGCAGTGCCGGTGGGGGTTTTCTTGACGAATTCCTGCTCGTGCAGGAGCTTGCTGGCGACTCTTGTACGTGGGTTGCCGTCGTTCTTCATCTCGTTTCGCTCGCACACAGACTGCGTCTGGAAAGCAGGAAGCGTATGTCCTGCCTTCGTGCGGCGCATCGTTCAGTCATCAAACGTGCCCGCATGTCCGCAGCTTTTTGTTTGGGGCCCACTACCAATTACAGAAAAGAAGATGCTGCATAGGGCAGAAAAAGTTGTATGATAGTAACGACGTTAGTACCGATGTTATAGGCCATGCATGCCGTCGAATCGCCTTAAACTGGTTGAGAAAGAGCTGAACTTCGAGACAGTTGGAGTCACCGACGTTCCGCATGAGCGCAAAGGCAAACACAACGCGCTCATCAGCCGCATCCTTCATGATTTGCAGAGAATTCAACCTGGAGTTGCGCTAAAGATTCCAGTCGCGGTTTTGGGGTCGCAGAAGGTCGAGAATATCCGCGCGGCATTGGCGCGGGAAATCAAGAAAACAACGCTCAAGATTGGGACTTCGATCGACGACGATTATTTCTACGTTTGGCGCAAGAAATCATAAGAATCGCGCCGCTCGCGCTTCCTTAATTCCTCAAGCGAGAGCGGTTTTTCCCAGATGAACCGGTTGCGCTCGGCGCGCGTCATCTCTCTTCCAAATGCGGCTTTGAATAACCGTTCGGGCGCGCTTAACGTTTGCCTCGAAGAAGGTTTTCTCGTTTGCGGCATACAGACATTGTATGCCTCAGAGAGACTTTGCTGCACGTGGAGAGCACGGGTCTCAGCCGGTGCGTCGAAAAGAGTTTCTTCGGTCTGGGCGCTTGGCCCGCATTTCGTTGGGTAATATTCCGTTCACCGCTTCTCATGGACAACTCAAACAATTTATGTGTAATCGAATTGTCTTCCCCGAGTATGTCAGAGACCAGAGTACTAAAATAGGAATTACTAAAATAGGAATAATCTTGCGTCGGACGCACGACTGCACCTGTGCTCTTCCAGGGAGGCGTGAAGATTTTAAATTCGGTCTAATGTCAACATTCTTCGGAAGAACTTACGCCTGCGGTACTTCTACTTTGGCCACGAGCGTGCCGATCGCGTTGCTGCGATGGTCGCGCACTCCCATTTTGAGAACGTACTTGCCGGGGGGCAGGCTGACCGTCTGACGGTAGCGCAAACCGTGGGTCATTATTTGCTTATAGGTCTCGGGTTTTAGTTGCGTGCTGATGAGATCGGCGTTGGTGGAACCCACTGGTTTGCCCTTCAGGTCATAAATGCGCGTAAGGAACTCGATTTCCGCGTGCTCTAGGCCGTTTTGCGGCTCGAAGTTGATAGCTTGCGGTACAACGCTAAAATCGAGCGAAAGCTCTTTGTGCTCTTTATCGGGCGGAGTCACGCGCACGAGGAACGGAAGCGCTGTGCTCGTGGGAGCGTCCGGGGCTAATGAGCGCAGAAAATCGTTGCGAGCGGTTTTCTCATCTGGTGGCTGGGTGTCCGTCGCGAAGTAGCCTTTCCTGTAACGGGACTGCAGGCCCTTGCGGTCAAGTTTTACTTCGATTTTGCGGAACTTGCCATCGTTGCCCTTGTCTTCGGGATAGTAGGCCAGCGTGTAGTAAGTCGAGCCCTCGGCGACACTGAGCCCAATGGCACGATCGATGTCATTGCGGTTGTAGAAGGCGCGTCCGCCGGTCTGGCTGGCGAGCTCGTTCATCGCGTCGTGGGAGGCAGCCAGTTGTGCGCTCGCGCGTTGCATCTGCTGCATTCCCCGCATCCCTCCTCTCGGCCCGGCAAGAGAAGCACCACTCTGCGAAGCGTCGGGCATGAAACTCCCAACCAGCCCACGTGCATCCACTGGATACACAGCAATCTGCTCGTTGGCAAACACAGTTGCAGTGTTGCGCAGATCATCGCCGTATTGGCGCGCGACGTTGAACGGATTGCTCGAAGTCTCGTCGGGGAAGATCGTCAGCGGGAACGAACCTGAAAGCCATACGAGATTCTTCCGCCCTGGATAGCCGGCGATGTTGTGTGCCAACTCTTTCATGGCGTCGAGTGTGATACGCACCTGCAGGTCGCGCTGATATGCCTGCTGCTCCGACTCGAATTCCTGCATTTGCTGCGCCATCTGCGCGATGCTCTGATCGCTCGAGTCTGGATCCAATCCGGGGAACTCGTCGCTTAAGTCCTGCTGGTCCTGATTAAACATCGAGCTTTGCAGTGTGATTTTTTTCAGCGCTTCATGGAGCAGGTCGGGATCGCTGGTGAAGTCCTGAATCATGCGCAACCGCCTGCCCAGCGTGTAGATGGCCACGTTGCGTCCAGGCTCGAGGTGTTCGAGGTACTTCACAAGCTGCTGACGCATGTAGGGCTGATCTTTGAATGGCGTGTTAAGACCATCGATCAGCAGGATTGTCGGCGGACCCACTTCGCCGTTGAGATTGCGCAGGTTTGTGAAAACGCCCGGAGCCAGCGTGAATGGCTTATAAGCTGGTTTTCCCGGAACGGGAGGAGGCGGTGGAGGCTGAAACGCGAAAGCAACGATCTTTTGTGGCTTGCCGTTTTCCTTCACCGCGAAATCGGCTTGCTTCAGATCGGTAACTGGCCGTCCGTAGCCGTCGGTTACGACTACATCCACTAAAACCAGCCGCGTTGTTACCTTCAGGACGGGAGGATTCGCCGACTGAGTTTGCTGGCTAGTGGAGTTCGGGGCGGACGAACTCTGGCTAGATGTCGAAGGGTTATTCGGTGCGGTCGGCGCTGCGGACTGGCTTTGCTCAGTTGCAGTCGCCGGCGTCATGGTTGATGATCTCCCCGCAGTAGTTCCATTTTGAGACGTGCTCTGGGCTTGCGTCGACGGAGAAGGGGTTTGCTGACCTGCGGCAACGAAAGTCGCAAGCAGGACGGGAACGACCAACCGCATAAATACTCCTGAGTTAGAACTCTGAACCAGAGTAGCTTACCTCGGTTCGCGAGAATGTTTGCGCTATTTGCATGCATTCGATGGAGAGCTACTTGGCGTAAAAGCAAATGTAAAAAGGCGAGACCTGCGGCCTCGCCTTTCAACCGTTTACGCGCATTGATTACTGTGGCTGCGCACTGGCGGAAGCGTTATTCGCAGGAGCGGTTGCTCTGGCGCTGGCGCGTTCGGCAATGATGTGTTTCGCGTTGTCTGCCAGTTCCTTCGCCTGCGGCAGCAGTTGCAGAGCTTTGATCACCTGCGGATCGCTCTCCGCCTGGACCTTCAGACCTTCCTGCTGTCCAAATTCGGAGACGAACAGTTCCGCCTTGATGTGCGACGAGACCCAATCCTGCTCCGCTGCGAAATCCGCTTCGGTGTAGGGAATCTTTTCTTCGTCGAGGAACTTGCGGAAGTCCTGAAGCACGGCTTCGTTCACCTGGAAGTCTTTGTTGATGTGGCGATTCAGCAGGTACTTCTTCGTGAAGTTGAAGAACGCGTAATGCTGCAGGAGTTCGTCGTCGAAGCGCGTCGGCTTAGGCGTGGGAATCTTCACGTCGGGCGTGATTCCGCCACCGCCATACACAGTGCGTCCACTATCGGTCAGCTTAACTTCTTTGCCTGCGGTGGTTTCCTGATCGTCGTGGTTGTAGTAGTAGTCGTAGAGCGAAACACCGTTATAGTCGCGCTGGATGAGGCGTCCGCTGGGCGTGTAGTACTTGGCTGTAGTCAGAGCAAGGCCGGTGTTTTCAGATAACGGATAAACCGTCTGAACCAGACCTTTGCCGAAGGTGTTTTCACCGACTACCAATCCGCGATCATGGTCCTGGATCGCTCCGCTGACGATTTCAGCAGCGGAAGCAGTGCCGCGGTTCACCAGCACGACCAGGGGGTAATCCTTGCCGCCATTGCCGTGCGCCGCACGATAGACCTTCTCAGGCGAATTGCGTCCATGGTGGGAAACGATCACCTGGCCTTTGTGCAGGAACTTATCGGCAACGCCGACGCCTTCGCTCAGCAGTCCGCCAGGATTTTGCCGGAGATCGAGAATGAGCCCTTTGATCTCACCTTGTGACTGGAAGTTATCGAGTGCCTGTGCGACTTCGTGCTCCGTGGTCTCGGTGAATCCGTTCACGTGCATGTAGCCGATGCCCGGACGAATTTCGAACGCGAGATCGACGCTGTAGCGCGGAATCTCGTCGCGAACAACGGTGAACTCGATCGGCTTGTCCGCGCCCTCACGAATAATCGTGATATGAACGGTCGTGCCTTTAGCGCCTTTAAGCAGATCGGCAACTTCACTCGTGGTCATGTTGTCCGTGGCATGGCCATCGACGGCGGCGATCACGTCGCCGGGACGAATACCGGCTTTGTACGCCGGCGTGCCCACGAACGGCGCAATCACGATGACTTTGTTATTACGAGGTCCAACCGACATGCCCACGCCGTAGTACTTGCCGCGTTGATCTTCGCGCAGCAGCGCGTACTGCTTGGGATCGAAGAAGTTCGAGTGCGGATCGAGCACGCGCAGCATTCCCGGAATGGCACCGTTGTAAATGGCCTTATCCGGATTGACCGGCTCGGCATAGTTCTTCTCGACCAGGTCGTAAACCTGCGTAAATTCCTTCAGGTTGTCGCGAATTTCGCCATCACTGGAGCCTTCGACAGCCGAACTCCGCTGTCCGAAAACGGCACCCATGAAACCGCAAAGAAGAAGAACAAATAGAACCAGGAAGAGAGAGCGACGGGAGCTACGCGCCATGCTGTTTTTAGACGTCCTTGAGCGCCGGACGGTATCAGCCGCCGCAAACCTCGGGGATGGAGACTACGGGGACGAAAATCGGCCGGAAGCCAGTATTTAGTTGAGTATAGCATCGGTTCTCCAGCTTCTCTCATGGAAAACCGACAACAAACCACCGTAGATTTGGATGCTGAGCAGGTGCTCTGGGAAGCAGGAACCCTTCCAAAGCCGGTCGTTAACGATCCCGCTTTACCCTCCCCTCCCCCTCCCCCCGTGCCCTTTCCGGAAAAAACACTCAGAAGGAACGACTTACACGCAAATTGGGAGCAATTTCGGCATTTCTAAATACAACATCTTGGGATTCCGAAACTCGAAATCCCAAAATCTTGGGATTGAGCAATTTCAAGTCTGCTCGAATTCCGTGCTTTTCGGGAGCAAGCCCGCAGCTCCATCGAGATCCCTGGATGCTGCCCGTCGCCCGTGCTTAAAACCAAATTCGCCATGCTTCCTTGCTATGACGGAAACACGCACAAGTCAAGGTTTGTACCGTCGCTCGCTGTGGAAATCTGCGAGACGCCCCACTCTTTACTTCCAAGAGTTCGCCGCGCTGCTATTCAGATTTTGTGCTTCAGGGGGAATGGAATTCAGCAAACTCGGGTTCAAAGGCTTAGAAGCTCAGGAGCTTAGCAGCTCAGAAGCTGCAGTCCATTGCTCCACATCAACCTCAAGGATATGATTAACCCATGAATCTCGGTTTCCCAGAGATGATGTTCATCTTCATTCTGGCCCTCATCATCTTTGGGCCGAAGAAGTTGCCGGAAATCGGACGGCAAATCGGCAAAGGACTGGCCGAATTCAAGCGCGCCAGCCGCGAATTCCAATCGCAGATCGAAGACGAAGTACGCAAATTGGAACTCGAAGCCGACATCAAGAACACCATCGCGCCCATTTCTCTCACTGATACGGTTTCCTCCCAGCCGCCGGCGCTTACCGTCGGCAGCGCCCCGAGCGCGTCAGAGACCACAACCGCTTCTAGCGCTTCTACGCCGGAAGTAGCGGCGGCAGCAGCGCATCCGGATTACACGGTCGAGCATTTGCCGGCTTCATCGTCATTGCCCAAGGCTGATTCAGCGGCAAATGCCTAGAGACATCGAAGACATCACAGAACGAGCACGCAGCGAAGTAGTGAGCCGGGCAGAGCTTCCCGGCATGTCGCTGCTGGAGCATCTCGAAGAGCTGCGCCGCAGAATCATCTATTCCATCATTTCCGTCATCGGTGGATTCTGCGTTTGCTACGGGTATCGTGAACGGATCTATGAGCTGATGGAAAGCCCGATCACGTTTGCGCTCAAGAATCATCATCTTGATACGCAGCTCGTCTATACCAATCCCACCGATCCGTTCAACATGTATTTGAAGATGGCGCTGATCGGAGGCATCTTCGTCGCGTCGCCGCTTGTGTTGTACCAGGTATGGCTATTTATCTCGCCCGGACTCTATAAGCACGAAAAGCGATACGTAGTGCCTTTCATGGTCGCGACTGTCGGACTTTTCCTCGCCGGCGGATTCTTCGCCTACAAAATGGCTTTTCCCGCCGCGCTGGACTTCCTGGTGGGCTACAGCTCGCAGTTCAAACCGATGATTACGATCGGCGAGTACACCGATCTGTTTCTCACGCTGATCATCGGCATGGGGATCATCTTTGAGCTTCCCATTTTGGTATTCTTCCTGTCGTTACTGGGGATTGTGAACGCCAAATGGCTGTGGAAGAACCTGCGCTATTCGATCCTGATCATCTTCACGATCGCAGCCAT encodes:
- a CDS encoding circadian clock KaiB family protein; the encoded protein is MPRAVRAKEREPGGNGVAPGMTAYWLRLYVAGSTLKSSQAIQMVRRVASMFPEGRCKFEVIDLYQEPGMAREDNIIAAPSLIKVEPPPRRAFIGISEDATHVLHKLGIPITPYGSSKTKKN
- the tatC gene encoding twin-arginine translocase subunit TatC; translated protein: MPRDIEDITERARSEVVSRAELPGMSLLEHLEELRRRIIYSIISVIGGFCVCYGYRERIYELMESPITFALKNHHLDTQLVYTNPTDPFNMYLKMALIGGIFVASPLVLYQVWLFISPGLYKHEKRYVVPFMVATVGLFLAGGFFAYKMAFPAALDFLVGYSSQFKPMITIGEYTDLFLTLIIGMGIIFELPILVFFLSLLGIVNAKWLWKNLRYSILIIFTIAAIVTPTTDILNMCIFAAPMVGLYVLSIGVAWLVHPSRRKAREAKQKTS
- the kaiC gene encoding circadian clock protein KaiC: MRRTKAGHTLPAFQTQSVCERNEMKNDGNPRTRVASKLLHEQEFVKKTPTGTAGLDEITNGGIPTGRNTLVCGGPGSGKTLFAMKYLLCGALEFNEPGLCISFEENAEELAQNMASLGYDLVGLEKKKMLVIDHVQIARHEFEETGEYDLSGLFVRIEHGIRSIGARRLVLDTVEVLFTGLPNEAIVRSELRRLFRWLKEQGVTTIITAETGARGGTLTRYGLEEYVADCVIRLDHRVTEQVSTRRLRVVKYRGSAHGTNEYPFLLDETGLSVVPITSVGLTHLASTDRVSSGVRGLDRMLGGKGFFRNSSILISGTAGTGKSSFAAHFANAASERGERCLYFAFEESPSQILRNMRSVGLDLEPWMDRGLLRIDASRPTSTGLEGHLARMHREVVAFKPAIVVVDPITNLVSVGEALAVKSMLTRLIDFLKINNITALFTNLTIKGMVEETAVGISSLMDTWILLREMDILVRDVSTAAPERQRAIHLLKSRGMMHSRKMEPFEITDDGIHMLLLDENARAAAHSAGTRRKAR
- a CDS encoding S41 family peptidase, with the translated sequence MARSSRRSLFLVLFVLLLCGFMGAVFGQRSSAVEGSSDGEIRDNLKEFTQVYDLVEKNYAEPVNPDKAIYNGAIPGMLRVLDPHSNFFDPKQYALLREDQRGKYYGVGMSVGPRNNKVIVIAPFVGTPAYKAGIRPGDVIAAVDGHATDNMTTSEVADLLKGAKGTTVHITIIREGADKPIEFTVVRDEIPRYSVDLAFEIRPGIGYMHVNGFTETTEHEVAQALDNFQSQGEIKGLILDLRQNPGGLLSEGVGVADKFLHKGQVIVSHHGRNSPEKVYRAAHGNGGKDYPLVVLVNRGTASAAEIVSGAIQDHDRGLVVGENTFGKGLVQTVYPLSENTGLALTTAKYYTPSGRLIQRDYNGVSLYDYYYNHDDQETTAGKEVKLTDSGRTVYGGGGITPDVKIPTPKPTRFDDELLQHYAFFNFTKKYLLNRHINKDFQVNEAVLQDFRKFLDEEKIPYTEADFAAEQDWVSSHIKAELFVSEFGQQEGLKVQAESDPQVIKALQLLPQAKELADNAKHIIAERASARATAPANNASASAQPQ
- a CDS encoding VWA domain-containing protein, with protein sequence MRLVVPVLLATFVAAGQQTPSPSTQAQSTSQNGTTAGRSSTMTPATATEQSQSAAPTAPNNPSTSSQSSSAPNSTSQQTQSANPPVLKVTTRLVLVDVVVTDGYGRPVTDLKQADFAVKENGKPQKIVAFAFQPPPPPPVPGKPAYKPFTLAPGVFTNLRNLNGEVGPPTILLIDGLNTPFKDQPYMRQQLVKYLEHLEPGRNVAIYTLGRRLRMIQDFTSDPDLLHEALKKITLQSSMFNQDQQDLSDEFPGLDPDSSDQSIAQMAQQMQEFESEQQAYQRDLQVRITLDAMKELAHNIAGYPGRKNLVWLSGSFPLTIFPDETSSNPFNVARQYGDDLRNTATVFANEQIAVYPVDARGLVGSFMPDASQSGASLAGPRGGMRGMQQMQRASAQLAASHDAMNELASQTGGRAFYNRNDIDRAIGLSVAEGSTYYTLAYYPEDKGNDGKFRKIEVKLDRKGLQSRYRKGYFATDTQPPDEKTARNDFLRSLAPDAPTSTALPFLVRVTPPDKEHKELSLDFSVVPQAINFEPQNGLEHAEIEFLTRIYDLKGKPVGSTNADLISTQLKPETYKQIMTHGLRYRQTVSLPPGKYVLKMGVRDHRSNAIGTLVAKVEVPQA
- a CDS encoding circadian clock KaiB family protein, producing the protein MSKNKKSSKTRRTQSSRNGSAGRRSETSKRGTKEKVMEWELRLYVAGNTPNSIAAFSNLQQLCEKHMGGRYRIEIIDLFENPQLARGDQIVAVPTLVRRLPTPIKKIIGDLSNTERVLVGLDLKPARSFAASR
- a CDS encoding ATP-binding protein, translated to MNRLSEELRELRVRLQECEDTLAAIRGGGVDAIVVSGTGHEQVFTLAGTENAYRVFVEAMDEGAITVNSAGTILFANKAAANLLARPLGMVIGTSIFGFVPESERSQFDAIFREASNDSGGRCELTLTRSSGEQVPVFVSARSCVEFGARAICMVVTDLSEQKRNEQIVSDGKLARLILSHASEPMAVCDGNGVIQHCNRAFEGLSAGNPLLRRFDDVVRLEIIDHHRPGEEEQDERWFDIEQALAGNEFRGTEVCLRRDNQAIHLLLSVSPLILPNMERAGLLITLFNIEERLRTEQALRRSEKLAATGRLAASIAHEINNPLAALTNLIYLIETEAISDIVRNYAHTAQEELSRVAHITRQTLAFYRDSGTPNDVNLTELIDSALFLYAGAIRSKNLAVKREIRFSGSIHGYASELRQVFSNLVGNAVEAMPKDGCLRIRVYRSQEWCNSRTLGVRIVIGDTGEGILPDHRAHLFEPFFTTKAEKGTGLGLWVSQGIVEKHGGFIRLKSSTGPHHRGTVFSIFLPAEESRMPRHTAA
- a CDS encoding TatA/E family twin arginine-targeting protein translocase; the encoded protein is MNLGFPEMMFIFILALIIFGPKKLPEIGRQIGKGLAEFKRASREFQSQIEDEVRKLELEADIKNTIAPISLTDTVSSQPPALTVGSAPSASETTTASSASTPEVAAAAAHPDYTVEHLPASSSLPKADSAANA